Proteins from a genomic interval of Anas platyrhynchos isolate ZD024472 breed Pekin duck chromosome 4, IASCAAS_PekinDuck_T2T, whole genome shotgun sequence:
- the LOC113843568 gene encoding uncharacterized protein, whose protein sequence is MSRCRRSGDRYRYLVFWQRPMVPLGLLQLALSALCVVSGFVDGVFRTESALGRTRAPVWAGMVMGVPGVLALFSSQRKNPILVNVLIAASIISCVAILIVIAYGSLTLGYGEEEDLSSHPAHVIRTKFVLSKVVKGASITMLVASICSTVVVTIIAYLGCRSLPCCACYDSVTGMEWLQPNEDQNQALEMVCAVQSPGDRIFNFPDRFPVQDVDTEEDTSKPPPYIRMT, encoded by the exons ATGTCTCGGTGCCGGCGCTCCGGGGATCGGTACCGGTACCTGGTGTTCTGGCAGCGCCCCATGGTGccgctggggctgctgcagctggcgcTCAGCGCCCTCTGCGTCGTCAGCGGCTTCGTGGACGGCGTCTTCAGGACCGAGTCCGCGCTGGGCAGGACCAGAGCCCCGGTGTGGGCCGGCATG GTCATGGGAGTCCCGGGCGTCctggctttgttttcctctcagaGAAAGAACCCCATTCTC GTGAACGTGCTGATAGCTGCGTCTATAATCTCTTGTGTTGCCATCCTCATTGTGATAGCTTATGGCTCCCTGACGCTGGGCTATGGGGAAGAGGAGGACCTAAGCTCCCACCCAGCCCACGTTATCCGCACG AAGTTCGTACTTAGCAAAGTTGTCAAGGGTGCTAGCATCACGATGCTCGTTGCATCGATCTGCAGTACTGTCGTCGTGACGATTATTGCTTACTTGGGATGCCGAAGTCTTCCGTGCTGCGCGTGCTATGATAGCGTAACTGGAATG GAATGGTTGCAACCTAATGAGGACCAGAATCAGGCTCTGGAGATGGTTTGCGCTGTACAAA GTCCGGGAGACAGAATTTTCAATTTCCCAGATCGGTTTCCAGTCCAGGACGTTGACACAGAGGAAGACACATCCAAACCTCCACCATACATCAGAATGACTTGA
- the RAB33B gene encoding ras-related protein Rab-33B, which yields MMAAAAELESSLELSLPGSGSLPPARSRIFKIIVIGDSNVGKTCLTYRFCAGRFPQRTEATIGVDFRERAVTIDGERIKIQLWDTAGQERFRKSMVQHYYRNVHAVVFVYDMTNIASFHSLPSWIEECKQHLLANDIPRILVGNKCDLRSAIQVPTDLAQKFADTHSMPLFETSAKNPNDNDHVEAIFMTLAHKLKSHKPLMLSQPPDRDQIHIKPEPKPAMTCWC from the exons AtgatggcggcggcggccgagCTGGAGTCGTCGCTGGAGCTGAGCCTGCCGGGCAGCGGCAGCCTGCCCCCGGCGCGCTCCCGCATCTTCAAGATCATCGTCATCGGCGACTCCAACGTGGGCAAGACGTGCCTCACCTACCGCTTCTGCGCCGGCCGCTTCCCGCAGCGCACCGAGGCCACCATCGGCGTGGACTTCCGCGAGCGGGCCGTCACCATCGACGGCGAGCGCATCAAG ATCCAGCTATGGGATACGGCAGGCCAGGAGCGCTTCAGAAAGAGCATGGTGCAGCACTATTACAGGAACGTACACGCTGTCGTGTTTGTGTATGATATGACAAACATTGCCAGTTTTCACAGTCTGCCATCATGGATAGAAGAATGCAAACAACACCTCCTTGCCAACGATATACCACGGATTCTTGTTGGAAATAAATGTGACCTGAGAAGTGCTATTCAGGTACCTACGGACTTGGCCCAGAAGTTTGCTGATACTCACAGTATGCCGTTATTTGAAACCTCTGCCAAAAACCCCAATGACAATGACCATGTGGAGGCCATATTTATGACGCTGGCTCACAAGCTTAAAAGTCACAAGCCATTAATGCTTAGTCAACCCCCAGATCGTGATCAAATACATATAAAGCCTGAACCAAAACCTGCCATGACCTGCTGGTGTTAA